A genomic segment from Scomber japonicus isolate fScoJap1 chromosome 11, fScoJap1.pri, whole genome shotgun sequence encodes:
- the galnt13 gene encoding polypeptide N-acetylgalactosaminyltransferase 13 isoform X1, with amino-acid sequence MRRFVYCKVVLTTSLVWVLVDVFLLLYFSECNKCDDRKDRSLLPALRAVISRSHEGPGEMGKAVNIPKEDQEKMKELFKINQFNLMASDMIALNRSLPDVRLDGCKTKVYPDDLPNTSIVIVFHNEAWSTLLRTVHSVINRSPRHLLVEIVLVDDYSERDFLKKKLENYAQTLEVPMKILRMEQRSGLIRARLRGAAATKGQVITFLDAHCECTIGWLEPLLARIKEDRTAVVCPIIDVISDETFEYMAGSDMTYGGFNWKLNFRWYPVPQREMDRRKGDRTLPVRTPTMAGGLFSIDKTYFEEIGSYDPGMDIWGGENLEMSFRIWQCGGSLEIVTCSHVGHVFRKATPYSFPGGTGQVINKNNRRLAEVWMDDFKDFFYIISPGVMRVDYGDVSSRKALREALKCKPFSWYLENIYPDSQIPRRYYSLGEIRNVETNQCVDNMGRKENEKVGFFNCHGMGGNQVFSYTADKEIRTDDLCLDVSRLNGPVVMLKCHHMKGNQMFEYDAEKHTFLHIITQSCLTISRLEDGTYGPTVEHCNNSPIQAWNLHNYTRLEVAKRLYYSSTDYFL; translated from the exons ATGCGACGGTTCGTCTACTGCAAGGTGGTTTTGACCACTTCTTTAGTGTGGGTGCTGGTGGACGTGTTCTTGCTACTCTACTTCAGTGAGTGTAACAAATGTGACGATAGGAAGGACCGCTCACTGCTCCCTGCCCTCAGAG CAGTGATATCTCGAAGCCACGAGGGTCCAGGTGAGATGGGAAAGGCAGTGAACATCCCCAAGGAGGACCAGGAGAAAATGAAGGAGCTCTTTAAGATTAATCAGTTCAATTTGATGGCCAGTGACATGATTGCACTCAACAGGAGTCTGCCGGATGTGAGGTTGGATGG cTGTAAGACCAAAGTGTATCCAGATGACCTGCCAAACACCAGCATTGTCATCGTGTTTCACAACGAGGCGTGGAGCACCCTCCTGCGGACTGTACACAGCGTCATTAACCGCTCTCCCAGACACTTGCTAGTGGAAATCGTTCTAGTCGACGATTACAGCGAGCGAG ATTTCTTGAAGAAAAAGTTGGAGAACTACGCGCAGACTCTGGAGGTGCCTATGAAGATCCTGAGGATGGAGCAGCGTTCGGGTCTCATCAGAGCCAGGTTGAGGGGGGCAGCTGCCACAAAAGGTCAGGTCATCACCTTCCTAGACGCTCACTGCGAATGTACCATCGGCTGGCTGGAGCCCCTGCTGGCTCGCATCAAAGAGGACAG GACAGCAGTGGTATGTCCTATCATTGATGTCATCAGCGACGAGACGTTTGAATACATGGCAGGCTCAGATATGACCTACGGTGGATTCAACTGGAAGCTGAATTTCCGCTGGTACCCTGTTCCCCAGCGGGAGATGGACCGACGCAAGGGTGACAGAACACTTCCAGTCAG GACCCCCACCATGGCAGGAGGATTATtctctatagacaaaacatacTTTGAAGAAATAGGAAGCTACGATCCAGGCATGGATATCTGGGGCGGAGAGAACCTAGAAATGTCTTTCAGA ATCTGGCAGTGCGGCGGCTCTTTGGAGATTGTTACATGCTCCCATGTTGGCCATGTTTTCCGAAAGGCCACCCCATACAGCTTCCCTGGTGGAACGGGCCAAGTCATCAACAAGAACAACAGGCGGCTGGCTGAAGTCTGGATGGATGACTTCAAAGATTTCTTTTATATCATCTCACCAG GAGTGATGCGGGTGGACTACGGAGACGTTTCTTCCCGTAAAGCCCTCCGTGAGGCCTTGAAGTGCAAACCGTTTTCCTGGTATCTAGAGAACATCTACCCAGACTCCCAGATCCCAAGAAGATACTACTCGCTTGGTGAA ATCAGGAATGTTGAGACCAACCAATGTGTAGACAACATGGGACGAAAGGAGAACGAGAAAGTTGGCTTTTTCAACTGCCACGGCATGGGTGGAAATCAG GTGTTCTCCTACACGGCGGACAAAGAAATTAGGACAGATGACCTCTGTTTGGATGTTTCTCGTCTCAATGGACCTGTCGTCATGCTCAAGTGTCACCACATGAAGGGCAATCAGATGTTTGAGTATGATGCCGAG AAGCACACCTTCCTCCACATCATCACCCAATCATGTCTGACCATCAGCCGCCTCGAAGACGGCACCTACGGCCCCACTGTGGAGCACTGTAACAACAGTCCCATTCAGGCCTGGAaccttcacaactacacacgCCTGGAGGTCGCTAAACGCCTCTACTACAGTTCcactgattattttctctaa
- the galnt13 gene encoding polypeptide N-acetylgalactosaminyltransferase 13 isoform X2 — MRRFVYCKVVLTTSLVWVLVDVFLLLYFSECNKCDDRKDRSLLPALRAVISRSHEGPGEMGKAVNIPKEDQEKMKELFKINQFNLMASDMIALNRSLPDVRLDGCKTKVYPDDLPNTSIVIVFHNEAWSTLLRTVHSVINRSPRHLLVEIVLVDDYSERDFLKKKLENYAQTLEVPMKILRMEQRSGLIRARLRGAAATKGQVITFLDAHCECTIGWLEPLLARIKEDRTAVVCPIIDVISDETFEYMAGSDMTYGGFNWKLNFRWYPVPQREMDRRKGDRTLPVRTPTMAGGLFSIDKTYFEEIGSYDPGMDIWGGENLEMSFRIWQCGGSLEIVTCSHVGHVFRKATPYSFPGGTGQVINKNNRRLAEVWMDDFKDFFYIISPGVMRVDYGDVSSRKALREALKCKPFSWYLENIYPDSQIPRRYYSLGEIRNVETNQCVDNMGRKENEKVGFFNCHGMGGNQVFSYTADKEIRTDDLCLDVSRLNGPVVMLKCHHMKGNQMFEYDAESTGKWEYDFEKHTFLHIITQSCLTISRLEDGTYGPTVEHCNNSPIQAWNLHNYTRLEVAKRLYYSSTDYFL, encoded by the exons ATGCGACGGTTCGTCTACTGCAAGGTGGTTTTGACCACTTCTTTAGTGTGGGTGCTGGTGGACGTGTTCTTGCTACTCTACTTCAGTGAGTGTAACAAATGTGACGATAGGAAGGACCGCTCACTGCTCCCTGCCCTCAGAG CAGTGATATCTCGAAGCCACGAGGGTCCAGGTGAGATGGGAAAGGCAGTGAACATCCCCAAGGAGGACCAGGAGAAAATGAAGGAGCTCTTTAAGATTAATCAGTTCAATTTGATGGCCAGTGACATGATTGCACTCAACAGGAGTCTGCCGGATGTGAGGTTGGATGG cTGTAAGACCAAAGTGTATCCAGATGACCTGCCAAACACCAGCATTGTCATCGTGTTTCACAACGAGGCGTGGAGCACCCTCCTGCGGACTGTACACAGCGTCATTAACCGCTCTCCCAGACACTTGCTAGTGGAAATCGTTCTAGTCGACGATTACAGCGAGCGAG ATTTCTTGAAGAAAAAGTTGGAGAACTACGCGCAGACTCTGGAGGTGCCTATGAAGATCCTGAGGATGGAGCAGCGTTCGGGTCTCATCAGAGCCAGGTTGAGGGGGGCAGCTGCCACAAAAGGTCAGGTCATCACCTTCCTAGACGCTCACTGCGAATGTACCATCGGCTGGCTGGAGCCCCTGCTGGCTCGCATCAAAGAGGACAG GACAGCAGTGGTATGTCCTATCATTGATGTCATCAGCGACGAGACGTTTGAATACATGGCAGGCTCAGATATGACCTACGGTGGATTCAACTGGAAGCTGAATTTCCGCTGGTACCCTGTTCCCCAGCGGGAGATGGACCGACGCAAGGGTGACAGAACACTTCCAGTCAG GACCCCCACCATGGCAGGAGGATTATtctctatagacaaaacatacTTTGAAGAAATAGGAAGCTACGATCCAGGCATGGATATCTGGGGCGGAGAGAACCTAGAAATGTCTTTCAGA ATCTGGCAGTGCGGCGGCTCTTTGGAGATTGTTACATGCTCCCATGTTGGCCATGTTTTCCGAAAGGCCACCCCATACAGCTTCCCTGGTGGAACGGGCCAAGTCATCAACAAGAACAACAGGCGGCTGGCTGAAGTCTGGATGGATGACTTCAAAGATTTCTTTTATATCATCTCACCAG GAGTGATGCGGGTGGACTACGGAGACGTTTCTTCCCGTAAAGCCCTCCGTGAGGCCTTGAAGTGCAAACCGTTTTCCTGGTATCTAGAGAACATCTACCCAGACTCCCAGATCCCAAGAAGATACTACTCGCTTGGTGAA ATCAGGAATGTTGAGACCAACCAATGTGTAGACAACATGGGACGAAAGGAGAACGAGAAAGTTGGCTTTTTCAACTGCCACGGCATGGGTGGAAATCAG GTGTTCTCCTACACGGCGGACAAAGAAATTAGGACAGATGACCTCTGTTTGGATGTTTCTCGTCTCAATGGACCTGTCGTCATGCTCAAGTGTCACCACATGAAGGGCAATCAGATGTTTGAGTATGATGCCGAG TCTACTGGCAAGTGGGAATATGATTTTGAG AAGCACACCTTCCTCCACATCATCACCCAATCATGTCTGACCATCAGCCGCCTCGAAGACGGCACCTACGGCCCCACTGTGGAGCACTGTAACAACAGTCCCATTCAGGCCTGGAaccttcacaactacacacgCCTGGAGGTCGCTAAACGCCTCTACTACAGTTCcactgattattttctctaa
- the galnt13 gene encoding polypeptide N-acetylgalactosaminyltransferase 13 isoform X4, whose amino-acid sequence MRRFVYCKVVLTTSLVWVLVDVFLLLYFSECNKCDDRKDRSLLPALRAVISRSHEGPGEMGKAVNIPKEDQEKMKELFKINQFNLMASDMIALNRSLPDVRLDGCKTKVYPDDLPNTSIVIVFHNEAWSTLLRTVHSVINRSPRHLLVEIVLVDDYSERDFLKKKLENYAQTLEVPMKILRMEQRSGLIRARLRGAAATKGQVITFLDAHCECTIGWLEPLLARIKEDRTAVVCPIIDVISDETFEYMAGSDMTYGGFNWKLNFRWYPVPQREMDRRKGDRTLPVRSGSAAALWRLLHAPMLAMFSERPPHTASLVERAKSSTRTTGGWLKSGWMTSKISFISSHQIRNVETNQCVDNMGRKENEKVGFFNCHGMGGNQVFSYTADKEIRTDDLCLDVSRLNGPVVMLKCHHMKGNQMFEYDAERLTLLHVNSNQCLDMPSEEDKMVPTLRDCNSSRSQQWLLRNMTLSV is encoded by the exons ATGCGACGGTTCGTCTACTGCAAGGTGGTTTTGACCACTTCTTTAGTGTGGGTGCTGGTGGACGTGTTCTTGCTACTCTACTTCAGTGAGTGTAACAAATGTGACGATAGGAAGGACCGCTCACTGCTCCCTGCCCTCAGAG CAGTGATATCTCGAAGCCACGAGGGTCCAGGTGAGATGGGAAAGGCAGTGAACATCCCCAAGGAGGACCAGGAGAAAATGAAGGAGCTCTTTAAGATTAATCAGTTCAATTTGATGGCCAGTGACATGATTGCACTCAACAGGAGTCTGCCGGATGTGAGGTTGGATGG cTGTAAGACCAAAGTGTATCCAGATGACCTGCCAAACACCAGCATTGTCATCGTGTTTCACAACGAGGCGTGGAGCACCCTCCTGCGGACTGTACACAGCGTCATTAACCGCTCTCCCAGACACTTGCTAGTGGAAATCGTTCTAGTCGACGATTACAGCGAGCGAG ATTTCTTGAAGAAAAAGTTGGAGAACTACGCGCAGACTCTGGAGGTGCCTATGAAGATCCTGAGGATGGAGCAGCGTTCGGGTCTCATCAGAGCCAGGTTGAGGGGGGCAGCTGCCACAAAAGGTCAGGTCATCACCTTCCTAGACGCTCACTGCGAATGTACCATCGGCTGGCTGGAGCCCCTGCTGGCTCGCATCAAAGAGGACAG GACAGCAGTGGTATGTCCTATCATTGATGTCATCAGCGACGAGACGTTTGAATACATGGCAGGCTCAGATATGACCTACGGTGGATTCAACTGGAAGCTGAATTTCCGCTGGTACCCTGTTCCCCAGCGGGAGATGGACCGACGCAAGGGTGACAGAACACTTCCAGTCAG ATCTGGCAGTGCGGCGGCTCTTTGGAGATTGTTACATGCTCCCATGTTGGCCATGTTTTCCGAAAGGCCACCCCATACAGCTTCCCTGGTGGAACGGGCCAAGTCATCAACAAGAACAACAGGCGGCTGGCTGAAGTCTGGATGGATGACTTCAAAGATTTCTTTTATATCATCTCACCAG ATCAGGAATGTTGAGACCAACCAATGTGTAGACAACATGGGACGAAAGGAGAACGAGAAAGTTGGCTTTTTCAACTGCCACGGCATGGGTGGAAATCAG GTGTTCTCCTACACGGCGGACAAAGAAATTAGGACAGATGACCTCTGTTTGGATGTTTCTCGTCTCAATGGACCTGTCGTCATGCTCAAGTGTCACCACATGAAGGGCAATCAGATGTTTGAGTATGATGCCGAG
- the galnt13 gene encoding polypeptide N-acetylgalactosaminyltransferase 13 isoform X3 — MRRFVYCKVVLTTSLVWVLVDVFLLLYFSECNKCDDRKDRSLLPALRAVISRSHEGPGEMGKAVNIPKEDQEKMKELFKINQFNLMASDMIALNRSLPDVRLDGCKTKVYPDDLPNTSIVIVFHNEAWSTLLRTVHSVINRSPRHLLVEIVLVDDYSERDFLKKKLENYAQTLEVPMKILRMEQRSGLIRARLRGAAATKGQVITFLDAHCECTIGWLEPLLARIKEDRTAVVCPIIDVISDETFEYMAGSDMTYGGFNWKLNFRWYPVPQREMDRRKGDRTLPVRTPTMAGGLFSIDKTYFEEIGSYDPGMDIWGGENLEMSFRIWQCGGSLEIVTCSHVGHVFRKATPYSFPGGTGQVINKNNRRLAEVWMDDFKDFFYIISPGVMRVDYGDVSSRKALREALKCKPFSWYLENIYPDSQIPRRYYSLGEIRNVETNQCVDNMGRKENEKVGFFNCHGMGGNQVFSYTADKEIRTDDLCLDVSRLNGPVVMLKCHHMKGNQMFEYDAERLTLLHVNSNQCLDMPSEEDKMVPTLRDCNSSRSQQWLLRNMTLSV; from the exons ATGCGACGGTTCGTCTACTGCAAGGTGGTTTTGACCACTTCTTTAGTGTGGGTGCTGGTGGACGTGTTCTTGCTACTCTACTTCAGTGAGTGTAACAAATGTGACGATAGGAAGGACCGCTCACTGCTCCCTGCCCTCAGAG CAGTGATATCTCGAAGCCACGAGGGTCCAGGTGAGATGGGAAAGGCAGTGAACATCCCCAAGGAGGACCAGGAGAAAATGAAGGAGCTCTTTAAGATTAATCAGTTCAATTTGATGGCCAGTGACATGATTGCACTCAACAGGAGTCTGCCGGATGTGAGGTTGGATGG cTGTAAGACCAAAGTGTATCCAGATGACCTGCCAAACACCAGCATTGTCATCGTGTTTCACAACGAGGCGTGGAGCACCCTCCTGCGGACTGTACACAGCGTCATTAACCGCTCTCCCAGACACTTGCTAGTGGAAATCGTTCTAGTCGACGATTACAGCGAGCGAG ATTTCTTGAAGAAAAAGTTGGAGAACTACGCGCAGACTCTGGAGGTGCCTATGAAGATCCTGAGGATGGAGCAGCGTTCGGGTCTCATCAGAGCCAGGTTGAGGGGGGCAGCTGCCACAAAAGGTCAGGTCATCACCTTCCTAGACGCTCACTGCGAATGTACCATCGGCTGGCTGGAGCCCCTGCTGGCTCGCATCAAAGAGGACAG GACAGCAGTGGTATGTCCTATCATTGATGTCATCAGCGACGAGACGTTTGAATACATGGCAGGCTCAGATATGACCTACGGTGGATTCAACTGGAAGCTGAATTTCCGCTGGTACCCTGTTCCCCAGCGGGAGATGGACCGACGCAAGGGTGACAGAACACTTCCAGTCAG GACCCCCACCATGGCAGGAGGATTATtctctatagacaaaacatacTTTGAAGAAATAGGAAGCTACGATCCAGGCATGGATATCTGGGGCGGAGAGAACCTAGAAATGTCTTTCAGA ATCTGGCAGTGCGGCGGCTCTTTGGAGATTGTTACATGCTCCCATGTTGGCCATGTTTTCCGAAAGGCCACCCCATACAGCTTCCCTGGTGGAACGGGCCAAGTCATCAACAAGAACAACAGGCGGCTGGCTGAAGTCTGGATGGATGACTTCAAAGATTTCTTTTATATCATCTCACCAG GAGTGATGCGGGTGGACTACGGAGACGTTTCTTCCCGTAAAGCCCTCCGTGAGGCCTTGAAGTGCAAACCGTTTTCCTGGTATCTAGAGAACATCTACCCAGACTCCCAGATCCCAAGAAGATACTACTCGCTTGGTGAA ATCAGGAATGTTGAGACCAACCAATGTGTAGACAACATGGGACGAAAGGAGAACGAGAAAGTTGGCTTTTTCAACTGCCACGGCATGGGTGGAAATCAG GTGTTCTCCTACACGGCGGACAAAGAAATTAGGACAGATGACCTCTGTTTGGATGTTTCTCGTCTCAATGGACCTGTCGTCATGCTCAAGTGTCACCACATGAAGGGCAATCAGATGTTTGAGTATGATGCCGAG